The Natronoglycomyces albus genome has a segment encoding these proteins:
- a CDS encoding ABC transporter substrate-binding protein, protein MFVKKNFATGVVIAASTALMLTACGGSGDDNRSQGFDDCQDFPAECNSGPRRDGEEVVWALDASWNSWSEVHSSFGAAAGDVISPVFPRTGTFHPDGEWVLNSALFEKEPELINEDPMEVEYFLKEGANWGDGNPIGLDDFIYNWYAWSGDPDMCDQDLCSPRSGAWGPNVEQISETDEGTIVVRYVDGYLTPEWKFAAVLTNPAHLAEQYGFEDWKTDPTVMGESLVNFVNTVPEYSAGPYKIVDAEMGDYVRFEINQDYLGDTQPVLSNIRMEYFADTSAIITEMRQGTVHGATPGRHDPDDISALRSSSGFRYNVAPGPGWSHIDLNMNNQFLQDKQLRRAVLVAFDIEQVLDRTVRLSHDQVEVRGNHIFPTRTDYYVDYVTSTGQGSGDVFFASEILEDADYYWEQGKLFTPDGEQVTLEYRLPTEGINSQVQAELFQSVLGEIGIEVTLVTYEPSDLTEVLMGAQFDVIGFQWISSPTFASAPSQFWHSTSNSNFGNLENENIDELVQSVLQTTDMDEAAARANAAVEAVVEEAYVLPITDNPVLVMVHEDLVNVRDNWASQQRGLYNIEEWGWLDEGSA, encoded by the coding sequence ATGTTCGTTAAAAAGAATTTTGCTACGGGCGTGGTGATTGCGGCATCAACGGCGCTGATGCTGACCGCCTGTGGCGGCTCGGGAGATGACAATCGCAGCCAGGGCTTCGATGATTGTCAGGATTTCCCGGCCGAATGCAACTCCGGCCCCCGTCGCGACGGAGAGGAAGTGGTGTGGGCTCTAGATGCCAGCTGGAATAGCTGGTCAGAGGTGCATTCGTCCTTCGGTGCGGCAGCTGGAGACGTGATTTCGCCAGTCTTCCCCCGCACCGGTACGTTCCATCCCGATGGCGAATGGGTTCTCAACTCGGCTCTCTTTGAAAAGGAACCTGAGCTGATCAACGAGGATCCGATGGAGGTCGAATACTTCCTGAAGGAGGGCGCGAACTGGGGCGATGGCAACCCCATTGGGCTCGACGACTTCATCTACAACTGGTATGCGTGGTCTGGCGACCCCGATATGTGCGATCAGGACCTGTGCTCGCCGCGTTCTGGGGCGTGGGGTCCCAATGTTGAGCAGATCTCTGAGACTGATGAGGGCACGATCGTCGTTAGGTATGTCGATGGTTACCTCACTCCGGAGTGGAAGTTCGCCGCCGTGCTAACCAATCCGGCTCACTTGGCCGAGCAGTACGGTTTCGAGGACTGGAAGACCGACCCGACGGTCATGGGCGAGTCGCTGGTCAACTTCGTGAACACCGTGCCCGAGTACTCGGCCGGTCCCTACAAGATCGTTGACGCGGAAATGGGTGACTACGTCCGGTTCGAAATCAACCAGGACTATCTGGGCGACACGCAACCGGTGCTGTCCAATATCCGGATGGAGTACTTCGCGGACACCTCCGCCATCATCACTGAGATGCGGCAGGGGACCGTCCACGGGGCGACGCCGGGTCGCCACGACCCCGACGATATTTCGGCTCTTCGCAGTAGCTCTGGCTTCCGTTACAACGTGGCCCCCGGGCCCGGCTGGAGCCACATTGACCTGAATATGAACAACCAGTTCCTGCAAGACAAGCAGTTGCGCCGGGCCGTACTCGTCGCGTTCGACATCGAGCAGGTCCTCGACCGCACGGTTCGTCTCAGCCATGACCAGGTGGAGGTTCGCGGCAACCACATCTTCCCGACCCGAACCGACTACTACGTCGACTATGTGACCTCAACTGGGCAGGGCTCGGGGGATGTCTTCTTCGCTTCGGAGATTTTGGAAGACGCCGACTATTACTGGGAGCAAGGCAAGCTCTTTACCCCCGATGGCGAGCAGGTGACGTTGGAATACCGGCTTCCCACTGAGGGCATTAACTCTCAAGTGCAGGCAGAGCTGTTCCAAAGCGTCCTGGGCGAAATTGGGATCGAGGTGACCTTGGTGACGTATGAGCCCAGTGACCTCACGGAGGTCTTGATGGGGGCGCAATTCGACGTCATTGGCTTCCAGTGGATCTCTTCACCGACCTTTGCCTCTGCCCCGAGCCAGTTTTGGCATTCGACCTCGAACTCGAACTTCGGCAACTTGGAGAACGAGAACATCGATGAGCTGGTTCAGTCAGTCCTGCAAACGACTGACATGGACGAGGCGGCCGCCCGGGCGAACGCGGCGGTGGAAGCGGTGGTCGAAGAGGCCTACGTCCTTCCCATCACCGATAACCCGGTCTTGGTCATGGTTCACGAGGACTTGGTCAACGTGCGCGATAACTGGGCTTCTCAGCAAAGAGGCCTATACAACATTGAGGAATGGGGTTGGCTTGACGAGGGAAGTGCTTGA
- a CDS encoding ABC transporter family substrate-binding protein, producing MKKSVFGLVSATSLALVLTACGGGSATPAGAGFEDCEDNPVTCNEGERRDGGEINWAIDSGWEGWSLVSTESSSVYTRQAILATLPSVGEFNQAGDFVYNDGLLAEEPQMLSDDPLQVEYTLNPEATWGDGTNVNVDDFIWNWYARSGDQDLCEGCVPPATSYGANVDSIDEGDNEQTIIVTYRDGFLTPEWMMQEVLSHPAHIAEAEGFDWQNDASAMEESVNHFVSTVPTWTAGPYKITDAAVSDYVILEPNQEWAGSIQPTLDKITLQRIESVESIITELRNGSIDGASPSAVDPDMLEQLQGTQGINYRVSAGPAWNHIDMNMNNEFLSDDALREAIFTAIDVEAMLDRGHRLVMEDLERKLSHIFRNDNDYFEDYLSDTAQGTGDLEAARSILEEAGYSFDNNDALLSPDGEPVELEFRFGGDNSINVTYGELLQQQLGDLGINIQLNQIATGELGDVLSGQNYDMVYFGWTGSPTFAQNAHQYWHSQSGSNYGGLDDEVLDSLAEEVMETTDMDQAAQLANAALEQAVTNHYVLPITDTPVIIMANDELVNVRDNWATQSRAMYNMAEWGLAAQ from the coding sequence ATGAAGAAATCAGTATTTGGACTGGTGTCAGCCACGTCGCTGGCCCTAGTCCTCACCGCCTGCGGCGGCGGAAGCGCCACCCCCGCCGGGGCCGGATTCGAAGACTGCGAAGACAACCCGGTCACCTGTAACGAGGGCGAGCGCCGCGACGGCGGCGAGATCAACTGGGCCATCGACTCGGGCTGGGAAGGATGGAGCTTGGTCAGTACGGAAAGCTCCAGCGTCTACACCCGCCAGGCGATCTTGGCGACCCTGCCCAGTGTTGGCGAATTCAACCAAGCAGGCGATTTCGTCTACAACGACGGCCTGTTGGCCGAGGAGCCGCAGATGCTCTCGGATGACCCGCTACAGGTCGAGTACACCCTCAACCCCGAGGCCACATGGGGCGATGGCACGAACGTGAACGTCGACGACTTCATTTGGAACTGGTATGCCCGCTCCGGTGACCAAGACCTGTGTGAAGGCTGCGTCCCGCCCGCGACTTCGTATGGAGCCAACGTCGATTCCATCGATGAAGGTGACAACGAACAGACCATTATCGTCACCTACCGCGACGGCTTCCTGACGCCAGAGTGGATGATGCAGGAAGTCCTTTCCCACCCGGCCCACATCGCTGAAGCGGAAGGCTTTGACTGGCAGAACGACGCTTCTGCCATGGAAGAGTCGGTCAATCACTTCGTCTCGACGGTGCCGACCTGGACCGCAGGGCCGTACAAAATCACTGACGCCGCCGTGTCGGACTACGTGATCTTGGAACCCAACCAGGAGTGGGCCGGTTCGATCCAGCCGACTTTGGACAAGATCACGCTCCAGCGCATCGAGTCGGTCGAGTCGATCATCACCGAGCTGCGCAACGGCTCCATTGACGGCGCTTCGCCCTCGGCGGTCGACCCGGACATGTTGGAACAGCTCCAGGGAACTCAAGGCATCAACTATCGTGTCTCGGCCGGTCCGGCCTGGAATCACATCGACATGAACATGAACAACGAGTTCCTGTCGGACGACGCGCTGCGGGAAGCCATCTTTACCGCCATCGATGTCGAGGCGATGCTTGACCGTGGACACCGTTTGGTCATGGAGGATTTGGAGCGCAAGCTTAGCCACATCTTCCGTAACGACAACGACTATTTCGAGGACTACCTGTCTGACACCGCACAGGGCACCGGTGACCTCGAGGCCGCTCGGTCCATTCTGGAAGAAGCGGGCTATTCGTTCGACAACAACGACGCGCTCTTGTCTCCCGATGGAGAACCCGTCGAGCTGGAATTCCGCTTTGGGGGCGACAACTCGATCAACGTGACCTACGGCGAACTGCTCCAACAGCAGCTGGGCGACCTGGGTATCAACATCCAGCTCAACCAGATCGCCACCGGTGAACTTGGTGACGTTCTGTCGGGCCAGAACTATGACATGGTCTACTTCGGATGGACTGGGTCGCCGACGTTTGCGCAAAACGCCCACCAGTACTGGCATTCACAGTCTGGTTCGAACTATGGCGGTCTCGACGATGAGGTGCTCGACTCGTTGGCTGAGGAGGTCATGGAGACCACCGATATGGACCAGGCGGCCCAGCTGGCTAACGCCGCGCTGGAACAGGCGGTGACGAATCACTACGTGCTGCCGATAACCGACACGCCGGTGATCATCATGGCCAATGACGAACTGGTCAATGTCCGCGACAACTGGGCCACCCAGAGCCGGGCGATGTACAACATGGCCGAGTGGGGCTTGGCGGCTCAATAG
- a CDS encoding NAD(P)-binding domain-containing protein, whose amino-acid sequence MASIGIIGVGEIGRALVTGLQDTNSPPHVWLSPRNAPTASALSAQFEAVRVCADNQEVVDHSQIVVISVRPSDQDAALDGLRISREKTVINVMAGVFNDDLRRRLSTEAAIVRAIPLPAVSQCQAITVVSPSHPQVNELFDQLGGSLPVASEDELNVFSALTATLSTQYRYLTTTAAWAVSQGLSTEAADRYVRGLFQGIGRALEDRSHTLDELAARHETPNGINHRIRTTWFDEANVGALTSALDELLASLSPPKRGTTCD is encoded by the coding sequence ATGGCGAGTATTGGAATCATAGGAGTCGGCGAAATCGGGCGAGCCCTGGTCACTGGACTACAAGACACCAACTCCCCGCCCCATGTATGGCTTTCGCCTCGGAATGCGCCAACGGCCTCAGCGTTGTCAGCGCAATTCGAGGCGGTGCGGGTGTGCGCTGATAATCAGGAAGTGGTCGACCATTCCCAGATCGTCGTGATATCGGTGCGTCCATCGGACCAAGACGCAGCTCTAGACGGTCTGCGGATAAGTCGCGAGAAGACAGTAATCAATGTGATGGCCGGAGTATTCAACGACGACCTGCGTCGGAGGCTGTCCACCGAAGCGGCAATCGTGCGAGCCATACCGCTCCCGGCGGTGAGCCAATGCCAGGCCATCACCGTAGTTAGCCCATCGCATCCGCAGGTGAACGAGCTCTTCGATCAACTGGGAGGTTCGTTGCCGGTCGCAAGTGAAGACGAACTCAATGTCTTCTCCGCGTTGACGGCAACTTTGAGCACTCAATACCGATACTTGACGACCACTGCCGCATGGGCTGTCAGTCAAGGACTCTCAACTGAGGCAGCGGATCGTTACGTTCGCGGCCTCTTCCAGGGCATCGGCCGGGCGCTGGAGGACCGTAGTCACACCTTGGATGAACTCGCGGCTAGACATGAGACCCCGAACGGAATCAATCACCGAATCCGCACCACATGGTTTGACGAGGCCAATGTTGGCGCGTTGACCAGCGCTCTTGACGAACTACTGGCCTCCCTCTCCCCACCCAAACGAGGAACGACTTGCGACTAG
- a CDS encoding serine/threonine-protein kinase → MKSPEKSRRPRLAAHGAVSTWLSLCSDRKLRELVDAATPVGSGIGGTTVLLEVDRTPVFVKQVRLTDLELQAENVHSTANLFELPLSCHYGLGSIGSPGFGAWRELAVHTMTTNWVIAGDYEGFPLMYHWRVLPGTGEPLPDELADVEQAVDYWGGGQGIRHRIEALQESSASLFLFLEYFPHNLHDWLSEPVKAGDEAAARACAMVDSELEAGISFMNAHGLLHFDAHFENILTDGQRLYFADYGLAISSRFELAPAEADFFAQHRSYDRCYTATHLVNWLAVALHGHEPEERRAFVRSCAQGMPGPGTPPAIAALLVRHAPIAAVMGDFYRQFQREDRATPYPLEAIRRVEKPDDAPESTKPYQEAYAKAHIQGPRMRS, encoded by the coding sequence TTGAAAAGCCCTGAGAAGTCGCGCCGCCCTCGTCTAGCCGCCCACGGAGCTGTTTCCACTTGGCTATCGCTATGCAGCGATCGCAAACTACGTGAGCTCGTGGACGCCGCCACACCGGTCGGTTCCGGCATCGGCGGGACGACTGTCCTGCTGGAGGTCGACCGAACCCCTGTCTTCGTCAAGCAGGTACGTCTGACCGATCTCGAACTACAAGCTGAGAACGTTCACTCCACCGCAAATCTGTTCGAGCTACCGCTTTCGTGCCATTACGGCCTGGGCAGCATCGGTAGCCCCGGGTTTGGAGCGTGGCGGGAGCTGGCCGTACACACTATGACGACGAACTGGGTGATCGCGGGAGACTATGAGGGCTTCCCCTTGATGTACCACTGGCGGGTGCTCCCGGGCACTGGCGAGCCGCTTCCCGATGAACTGGCCGATGTGGAACAAGCTGTCGACTATTGGGGTGGTGGCCAGGGAATACGTCACCGGATCGAGGCTCTACAGGAATCCTCGGCGAGCCTCTTTTTGTTCCTGGAGTACTTCCCGCACAACTTGCATGACTGGCTGAGTGAACCGGTCAAGGCCGGAGACGAGGCTGCGGCGCGAGCCTGCGCCATGGTCGACAGCGAGTTGGAAGCTGGCATCTCGTTTATGAACGCCCACGGGTTGCTTCACTTCGACGCCCACTTTGAGAACATCCTGACTGACGGCCAGCGGCTTTACTTCGCCGACTACGGCCTCGCGATCTCCTCACGCTTCGAACTCGCCCCAGCCGAGGCCGACTTCTTTGCCCAACACCGCAGCTACGACCGGTGCTATACCGCCACCCACCTAGTAAACTGGCTGGCCGTGGCTTTGCACGGGCACGAACCGGAGGAACGCAGGGCGTTTGTGCGTTCCTGCGCCCAAGGGATGCCTGGGCCGGGAACTCCGCCGGCGATCGCGGCACTTCTCGTCCGTCACGCGCCAATCGCCGCCGTGATGGGAGATTTCTATCGCCAATTCCAACGGGAGGACCGGGCAACGCCCTACCCGCTGGAGGCAATCCGGCGGGTCGAAAAACCAGACGACGCGCCTGAGTCCACGAAGCCATATCAGGAGGCCTATGCAAAAGCGCACATTCAAGGCCCCAGAATGCGGAGTTGA
- a CDS encoding HelD family protein: MSSTGSTPVSTTEPSPAPDLEHELAAERSHLERATAAMADMYEATDHLTALASEEIAEGSKNLAISDITSDDTVAFALGKHRAQRLADLRHRPDIPLFFGRLWMGEEPTNPDEDYHIGRRHIRDESYHPLVLDWRARVAERYYRASVHNRQDVLKRRRFGFGNGTITGFEDEDLTAGIDATSDILATEIERPRTGPMRDIVATIQPEQDELIRRALSTSLCVQGAPGTGKTAVGLHRAAWLLYTHREQLAKNGLLIIGPNENFLRYISQVLPTLGEASVRQLTIDTLLSTQAAKHTDTPEAAYIKHNERMAEICRRAVWSHVSTVPTALEKIGQEPEGMVISDEGWRWRLGYQFLSDLATDAGNEHQTYLAGLDFLKQGIISGIRRQAELRTGQSPDRKWESKIGRNPVVKGFLDAIWPRLKAKDVLRRLYTDCDFRAQCCEGLLTTSEQDHLAMPGRSLKLTAADIVLLDELESCLTWSNLSGHLVIDEAQDLSPMQARAIARRSAHGSITVLGDLAQGTTPWAAHSWKELLGHLGKPEAELCELTIGYRVPEAIVELANNMLPHLDVDVAPAKSIRRDGKLDHVHAPNPLTGAKQAITQALAEEGLVGVIAHDADVPALIEALGPTLAQTQRVEIIPASVAKGLEFDHVVVVEPAHIAAVERIGLRLLYVAVTRAVSRLTLVHSLSLPQEMGVG, encoded by the coding sequence ATGTCTTCAACCGGGTCCACACCTGTATCCACAACCGAACCGTCACCAGCGCCCGACCTAGAACACGAACTCGCCGCCGAACGGTCCCACCTCGAACGCGCCACCGCCGCCATGGCCGACATGTACGAGGCCACCGACCACCTCACCGCTCTCGCCAGCGAAGAAATCGCCGAAGGCAGCAAAAACCTCGCCATCTCCGACATCACCTCAGACGACACCGTCGCCTTCGCGCTAGGAAAACACCGCGCCCAACGTCTGGCCGACCTCCGCCACCGACCCGACATCCCCCTATTCTTCGGACGCCTGTGGATGGGGGAAGAACCAACCAACCCCGACGAGGACTACCACATCGGACGCCGCCACATCCGCGACGAGTCCTACCACCCCCTCGTTCTCGACTGGCGGGCCCGCGTCGCCGAACGCTACTACCGCGCCTCCGTCCACAACCGCCAAGACGTACTCAAACGCCGCCGATTCGGATTCGGCAACGGCACCATCACCGGCTTCGAAGACGAAGACCTCACCGCCGGAATCGACGCCACCTCCGACATCCTCGCCACCGAAATCGAACGCCCCCGAACCGGCCCCATGCGCGACATCGTCGCCACCATCCAACCCGAACAAGACGAACTCATCCGCCGCGCCCTCTCCACGTCCCTATGCGTCCAAGGCGCACCCGGCACCGGAAAAACCGCCGTCGGCCTACACCGCGCGGCCTGGCTGCTCTACACCCACCGAGAACAACTAGCCAAAAACGGCCTCCTCATCATCGGCCCCAACGAAAACTTCCTGCGCTACATCTCCCAAGTCCTCCCCACTCTCGGCGAAGCATCAGTACGCCAACTCACCATCGACACCCTGCTGTCAACCCAAGCCGCCAAACACACCGACACACCCGAGGCCGCATACATCAAACACAACGAGCGCATGGCCGAAATCTGCCGCCGCGCCGTTTGGTCCCACGTCAGCACCGTCCCCACAGCACTGGAAAAAATCGGCCAAGAACCCGAAGGCATGGTCATCTCCGACGAAGGTTGGCGCTGGCGACTCGGATACCAATTCCTCTCAGACCTCGCCACCGACGCGGGCAACGAGCACCAGACCTACCTAGCCGGACTCGACTTCCTCAAACAGGGCATCATCTCGGGCATCCGACGCCAAGCCGAACTACGCACCGGACAGTCACCCGACCGCAAATGGGAAAGCAAAATCGGCCGTAACCCCGTCGTCAAAGGCTTCCTCGACGCCATATGGCCCCGCCTCAAAGCCAAAGACGTCCTACGGCGCCTCTACACCGACTGCGACTTTCGCGCCCAATGCTGCGAAGGACTACTCACCACCAGCGAACAAGACCACTTGGCCATGCCAGGCCGGTCGCTCAAACTCACAGCAGCCGATATCGTCCTCCTCGACGAGCTCGAATCCTGCCTGACCTGGTCGAACCTGTCAGGACACCTCGTCATCGACGAAGCCCAAGACCTCTCGCCAATGCAGGCCCGCGCCATCGCCCGCCGCAGCGCCCACGGGTCAATCACCGTCCTCGGCGACCTCGCCCAAGGCACAACTCCATGGGCGGCGCACAGCTGGAAAGAACTACTCGGCCACCTGGGCAAACCCGAAGCCGAGCTGTGCGAACTGACCATCGGCTACCGCGTACCAGAGGCCATCGTGGAATTGGCCAACAACATGCTGCCGCACCTAGACGTCGACGTCGCACCCGCGAAGTCCATCCGCCGAGACGGCAAACTAGACCACGTGCACGCGCCAAACCCGCTAACGGGAGCCAAACAAGCCATCACCCAGGCGCTGGCCGAAGAAGGACTGGTGGGCGTCATCGCCCACGATGCGGATGTCCCCGCGCTGATCGAGGCGTTGGGTCCGACGCTGGCACAGACGCAGCGTGTGGAGATTATTCCCGCCTCGGTGGCTAAGGGCTTGGAGTTCGATCATGTGGTGGTTGTGGAACCCGCGCATATCGCTGCGGTCGAACGTATTGGTTTGCGCCTGTTGTATGTGGCCGTGACCCGCGCGGTGTCGCGCCTAACCCTGGTGCACTCCCTGTCGTTGCCCCAGGAGATGGGCGTCGGCTAG
- a CDS encoding MFS transporter produces MLINATYRRMFAGGLLSVTGDQLNSNALRIWIGGVLLAGMTQAPMVIGLISILSVAVSIVVAPIAGVLAERWNKWRTMMAVDAIMACLMAATAIILWQWAEATPMWLLIGLICVVAMVTAGAGQFLMPSRIVTIRHTVPDDKLGRATGYLHTQGNIAQMAGPSLAAAVMAVAGVAAAFLINAMSFVFSFLMLIAARKTSGWEEKPQPVDSAPPSFGIEFRDGWHSVTRDRFVRDIFVAGTIGTAAMSMVGTLQIFFVLENLNSSAYWYGIMVAIFGGGSIAGSLLGSRLADTERAPALLYLALITAGALLLALSRTPDLATALVINGGFGFAMGIFNVIAFPMMVRLVPSQKLGRVTSLFSLTVRIAGLLSIAISTTAAGTILAGLNLTWWGMNVQRIDAIFMAAAVGLILSGIWCRHKLRTVGSEIARRQKEFATANTPE; encoded by the coding sequence GTGCTCATAAACGCCACCTACCGGCGTATGTTCGCCGGTGGGCTACTCAGCGTCACCGGCGACCAGCTCAACTCCAACGCACTGCGGATCTGGATCGGTGGAGTTCTGCTGGCCGGAATGACCCAAGCCCCCATGGTCATTGGCCTCATATCGATCCTGTCGGTCGCCGTGTCTATCGTGGTCGCCCCCATAGCGGGAGTGTTGGCCGAACGGTGGAACAAATGGCGCACGATGATGGCCGTCGACGCGATCATGGCCTGCCTCATGGCAGCCACCGCCATCATCCTGTGGCAATGGGCCGAGGCGACACCAATGTGGCTGCTAATAGGGCTCATCTGCGTGGTGGCGATGGTGACCGCGGGCGCCGGACAGTTCCTCATGCCGTCCCGAATTGTCACCATCCGGCACACCGTCCCCGACGACAAACTGGGGCGAGCCACCGGCTACCTGCACACCCAAGGCAACATCGCCCAGATGGCCGGACCAAGTTTGGCGGCCGCAGTCATGGCCGTAGCCGGAGTGGCCGCCGCGTTCCTCATCAACGCCATGTCATTCGTATTCTCCTTCCTCATGCTTATCGCGGCCCGCAAAACCTCCGGCTGGGAAGAAAAACCCCAGCCCGTCGACTCCGCACCGCCATCATTCGGGATCGAATTTCGCGACGGCTGGCACAGCGTGACCCGCGACCGCTTCGTACGCGACATATTCGTGGCCGGAACCATCGGCACCGCCGCAATGAGCATGGTGGGAACACTACAAATCTTCTTCGTCCTCGAAAACCTAAACTCCTCCGCCTACTGGTACGGGATCATGGTGGCGATATTCGGAGGCGGCTCCATCGCCGGGTCCTTGCTCGGCAGCAGGCTAGCCGATACCGAACGAGCACCCGCCCTGCTCTACCTGGCATTGATAACGGCCGGAGCGCTACTGCTAGCCCTGTCACGGACACCCGACCTGGCCACCGCACTAGTGATCAACGGCGGGTTTGGTTTCGCGATGGGGATCTTCAACGTGATCGCCTTCCCCATGATGGTGCGACTCGTACCCAGCCAAAAACTAGGGCGAGTCACCTCGCTATTCAGCCTCACCGTGCGCATAGCCGGCCTGCTGAGCATCGCCATCAGCACCACAGCCGCCGGAACCATCCTCGCCGGCCTCAACCTGACATGGTGGGGCATGAACGTGCAACGCATCGACGCGATCTTCATGGCCGCCGCAGTCGGACTCATCCTCTCCGGGATCTGGTGCCGCCACAAACTGCGAACAGTTGGCTCCGAGATCGCACGACGTCAAAAGGAATTCGCCACCGCGAACACCCCTGAGTAA
- a CDS encoding radical SAM/SPASM domain-containing protein, giving the protein MKLKVSDYLHTSGSQYRADDDIDYRMIYATRTGTIACFPSDVVAQLENGHVEAIAQEHLSDLREIQAVVDAEVNELDFVLNRQRRSNRSLALRNYVLLPSSYCNMGCSYCGQLHKSGKLTDSHRDAVAKRVLAGINDEATEKVNISWFGGEPMAGYPVVVDLSRQFIAECERLGKGYKATMVTNGSLLTHAKARELIRDCQVSHLEITLDGPARIHDTHRPLKKGGGSFDHIISVLKQVLADDDLGCFHIRLRTNVDVNNREWVNEYIDLMAEHEFFQDQVDFNLVPVYSWGNDVSAIEVERSEFSKLQLDWYERMIDHGLHVSILPESIVGTVCSATALRSEVISSSGNVFSCTEHPLVPKHEMADSLGKVQLLPLTVRPVGPYDDWTETVESGKTWCATCKMLPVCGGACPKQWDEGNPPCPAYKFNVQERFDLIAQMNGLQVCS; this is encoded by the coding sequence ATGAAACTAAAAGTTAGCGACTATCTGCACACCAGTGGATCTCAATATCGCGCCGACGATGACATCGACTACCGGATGATCTATGCGACTCGGACCGGTACCATCGCCTGTTTCCCCAGCGACGTCGTGGCGCAGTTGGAAAATGGCCACGTTGAGGCCATCGCCCAAGAGCACCTGAGCGACTTGAGAGAGATTCAAGCGGTGGTTGACGCCGAGGTCAATGAGCTCGACTTCGTGCTCAACCGGCAACGACGCTCCAACCGCAGCCTCGCCCTCCGCAACTACGTTCTCCTACCGAGCAGCTATTGCAATATGGGCTGCTCATACTGCGGACAGCTGCACAAGTCCGGCAAACTCACCGACAGCCATCGTGACGCGGTGGCCAAACGAGTACTCGCCGGAATCAACGACGAAGCCACCGAAAAGGTGAACATCTCCTGGTTCGGCGGCGAACCAATGGCCGGATACCCCGTCGTGGTGGACCTCAGCCGCCAATTCATAGCCGAATGCGAAAGGCTCGGCAAAGGCTACAAGGCCACCATGGTCACCAACGGCAGCTTGCTGACACACGCCAAGGCCCGCGAACTGATCCGGGATTGCCAGGTCTCCCACCTGGAAATCACCCTGGACGGACCGGCCCGCATTCACGACACCCACCGCCCCCTCAAGAAAGGCGGAGGGTCGTTCGATCACATCATCTCGGTACTGAAACAGGTCCTAGCAGACGACGACCTCGGCTGCTTCCACATCCGCCTGCGCACCAACGTGGATGTCAATAACCGCGAATGGGTCAATGAATACATCGACCTCATGGCCGAACACGAGTTCTTCCAAGACCAAGTGGACTTCAACCTCGTCCCGGTCTACTCGTGGGGCAACGATGTCTCCGCGATCGAAGTGGAACGCTCCGAATTCTCCAAGCTGCAACTGGACTGGTACGAGCGAATGATCGACCACGGACTACACGTGTCGATCCTGCCCGAAAGCATCGTCGGCACCGTGTGCTCGGCGACGGCACTGCGCTCCGAAGTCATCTCCAGCTCAGGAAACGTCTTCTCCTGCACCGAACATCCGCTCGTGCCCAAGCATGAGATGGCCGACTCACTGGGCAAGGTCCAACTACTACCACTGACAGTGCGACCCGTCGGACCCTACGACGACTGGACCGAAACAGTCGAAAGTGGCAAGACCTGGTGCGCCACCTGCAAAATGCTGCCCGTATGTGGAGGGGCCTGCCCGAAACAGTGGGACGAAGGAAACCCACCATGCCCCGCCTACAAGTTCAACGTGCAGGAGCGATTTGACCTGATCGCCCAGATGAACGGGCTGCAAGTGTGCTCATAA